TTCTTCGCTCTCGAAACTCGCCGGACACGGTTCGATTTTGCAGTACCGAACGACCTGCTCACCGAGCGTTGCCACCCGCTCTGCCAGCTCGTCGTCCGTAAATTTCCCGTTCCGTACCGCACTGTGTGCCCGCGGCACGGCGGCCTCGTAGGGCAACACCCACGCGTCGAGCGACCGGCAAACAGACCGAAGATGATCCATCGCGGTGATCGGGAATCGACCGCCCGCGACCGCCAACAGACCGACCGTCTTCTGTTCGAACTCGTCGAAGCCACAGTAGTCGAGGGCCGTCTTCAGCGGCGAGGAGTACGACCCGTGGTACATCGGTGTCCCGAGGATGACCGCGTCGGCCTCGCGCACGCGACGTTTCAATTCTTCGGCATCGCCCGCCAATCGGTCGCCCGCGTCGTACAACGGCAGGTCGAACTCGCGCAAATCGAGGAATTCGCCGGTTCCACCCGCGTCCTCGACGCCGGAGAGTGCGCCGGAAAGCGCGACGCGCGTCGCGCTTTCGTCCCGGAGACTGCCGCAAATCGCAACGATGTGTGGTTGGTTGGCCATGCTGTCCTCTGGGTGTGAAAGCGAATATAGCTAAGTATCAGTCACGAGAAATCAGAGGTAGTGACTGCACCCGATTTCGATGCGACTTCGCGTACTCACGATTTGCTGGTGAAGTCCACCGAGTATTACGAGGCGACGGCTGAAATTTTGAATCGTTCTCGACCGCGCAACGACTGGCTTCGTCAGAATCGAACACGACGAGTTGGAGGCGACGTTCGAAGACACGCCGCGCTGTCGGAAAACGTGGAAAGCAGTTCGGGATTCGTTTTCGTGGACGGACGACGTCCAGCGCGGCGCGTGGTATCGCGGCGAACTTCCCGCCACCGCGGAAGAGTTTCGGCGACTGTGGTCGCTTACGGACGGTATCTGTGGAATCCACTTCGTCAACCAAATCACGCTCTACGACGGAGACGAGTGGCTGTTCTACGCGGTTCCACATCACAACTACTGTTGGCTTCACGACTCGGAAGAGGGGTTCGTGGATGAGGTTGACGCAGTCCTTTCCGACCAGCGGGCCTGCGTCCTTCCGGGGGGAACGCAGGTCGAGTGGGAACAGGATGGCCGCGAATACACCATTTCGGGCACGTCCCTCTGTGTCGGCGGTGGCGGGTTCCGAACCCGCGGATGCTACGGTCTCTCGAATCTCGAAGCCGTGCGTGTGGATGAGGCTACACAAACAATTTCACTACAGTGGAAACCCGACCCAACTTCGGGCGCTGTCGGTCGAGTATTGATGGGCGCAATGTCGCTGGTCTACAACCCGCCTGAGCAGTTGCGGTTCGAAGACGAGACGACGTTTCGAGAAGTCGAGTCCGTGCTTCGAGAAGTTATCGAAAAGCGTACTCAGTCCGTTTGAAAATCGTCTACTGTCTGAGTCGTGCAATCCACTGTTCACCTTCATCGTCTCCCGCCGTTTCCAGTTCCACCAACCCATCGTCTTCCAAATCCGAACACAACTCACGAAGCCACGCTTCGCCATATTCTCCGCCGTAATCGACTCGGACGCGAGGGCCGAGTTTCGACAGCGGGAGTTCGTCGTACTCCTTCAGAATCGAGATGACGCGCCCGCGGAACTGCCGACGCGAGCCGTCGAATTTCGGTTGCGTGGGTACGTCGGGGGCCGTGAAATCCCCGATTTCGTAGGCGTGACACCACTCGCGCCACGGGCATCCCGCCGAATCACAGGAGGGCGTCTTTTCGCAGGCGACCCCGCCGAGTTCCATGATGGCGTTGTTCCAGACGCGGGATTCCCCGTCCGGCATGAGTTCGCTGGCGGATTCCTCGAACGCGGTGTCGTCGTCCGGTATGTCGAATGCTCGGTACAGAACGCGCTTGACGTTCGTATCGACCACCGCGTTTCCGTTGTTGAAGGCGAATGAGGCGACTGCGTTGGCGGTGTATGGGCCGACGCCCTGCAAATTTTGGAGTTCTTCGGGCGTCTTTGGGAATTCTCCGTCGTACTCCGTGGTGACCTGTTTTGCCGACTCGTGGAGGTATTTCGCCCGGTTGTTGTAGCCGAGGCTGTGACTTGTCCAGAAGCCGACCACGTCCGAGCGGTCTGCCTCTGCGAGGGCGTCCGCGGTCGGCCAGCGGTCGAGAAACGCCTCCCACGCCGTCACGACGCGCCCGAGTTGGGTCTGCTGGCTCATCACCTCGGAGACGAGGATAGCGTAGGGGTCGTCCGTCTCACGCCATGGGAAACTTCGGTGGTCGTCCTCGTACCACGAAACGAGGGCATCGCGCACCGCCTCTCCGTTGTCCGGGAGCGACCACGACGTGTCGGTCATTGTGGAGGCTTTGTGTGGGTTCGGTTTACCGGTAGCGGTTTCCGAAGACCGTTCCCGAGCAATCGAGTTGATGTATGCCACCGCACAGCACACACAATCGGACAACCTGAAGGCTTATTGCCCGTTCGTTGCAATCTCCGGAAAATGCGTGTTCGGCCCTCCACACTGTTTCTCATCGGCGTCGGAATCATCGTCGTCCCGGTTTCGCCGTTCGTCTTTTTCCGGAGTCCGACCGCGTGGATTGCGCTGGGAGGGACGTTCATGCTCGCCGGAGTCGGAACGGCGCTCCACCGAGGCCGCGGAAAACGGTCGGCACGCCAGTCGAGCCCGCAATCTCACCATTACATCGTCTGTCCGCACTGTGCGACCCGCAATTTCGCAAGCCGGAACGTCTGTCGCTACTGCGACGAGGAATTTTAACCGAATCGAGAACGAAAACCGTATCCCACGCCCGGCCCACAACCCGGCCATGAGTCTGGACGACCTGAACGACGACGTGAAAGCCGCCTACTCCGACCTCGATTCCGAACTCTCCGTGTCACTCGACAGGGAAACTCGCAACGAACTCTCGATGCTTTCTGCGTCCCTCGACCCGGAGGACGAAGACGAACTGGTTCGTCGTGCGGTTCACCTGCTGTTCCAATCGACCGTCGAAACCGGCAAGCTGGACTTCCATCTGCGAAACGCCTACGACGTAACCTACGACGAGTATCTTTCGGGAATGACGTTCGAGGAGATGACCGGCGCGAGCCAGTATCCCCAGCGCGACGACGAACGCCGGTATCAGTTCTGACGGATTTTCATCGTCCCATCAGGCCCCCGAAGACGACTGTTTCGCGGTGGGGTGCCCACTCCACCAATCCTCCTTCGGTGAGTTTCGGAAGGTGAATGTGCCGAAGTGCCGTCCGCGCCCGTTTTTCGTCCGATTCGACACCGGCGGTTACGAGGTGGGTCGCCAGTTCCGCCGTCGTCGCTTTGCCGTCGTTTTCGTGCAAGTAGCTGACGACGGTGCGTCGATGCTCCGAGGACAGCGCGTCGTACATCTCCGGAGGAAGACGAAGGAGCGCGTTCAATCCGAGCGTCTGTATCGCCCGCCGGAGCGAGGACGTAATCCCAGTTCGGCGGCGAACATCGGTTCGGTCGTTCCGTCGATTATCTCGTGTTTCGGCCATCGTAGTCGAAAACCAGTGGCGTAGCGAGAATAGGGTCACTGCCTGTTATAACAGCCCACTTTAATCGGGTCATGCCCGATTCGCGTTCGTCTCGAAGAGGACGGATTCCAGCACGCCGCCCGCACCGCGCCGCACGCGCTCGGAGACGGATTGCTGTGAGACGCCGATTTCGTCGGCGAGTTCTCCCAGCGTGACACCGCGTGGGACATCGAAGTAGCCGCGTTCGACGGCCAACAGGAGTGCTTCCCGTTGTTCCGGTGTTAGCCCGAACTCGTTTTGTTCGGTTTCGGTTTCCGTCGCAACGCGGTCGAGATGAAAGTCGATGTCGTGTTCGTCGCAGTACGTTTGAAATTCCGAAAGCGATTCGTGGTCGTTGAACCGAAGTCGAAATCGCCAGAGGTCGTCGCCGTGCGCTTCAAGGATGGTCGCGCCGACTTCCGCGATGCCGTAGATGAGACTTTCGACTGCCTTGCTCCACTCGACTCGGTAGAGCACGCGGTTTCCCACTCTATCCAGCGAGACGAGATGTTCGACGTTCGGGTTCGACTGCACGTCTCGTTCGAAGGCGTCGAAATCCGTGCCGATGGCCCAGAAAAACGGAAGCACCTGCCGCGATGCCGGAACCACTCGTTCCAGTTCGACGTGAACGTCCGTGTCGGTGAGGAGGGCAGTTCCGAGGAGGAACTGTTCGCCAAGAATCGAGAGGTCGGCCGTGACGCTCATACGAAAGAGACGCCGCGAGAGAACATAGCCTTGTGTGGGGTTACGCATCCTCGCGTGTAAGCGCGCGAGGATTCCGCCTTGACGCCCGCAAAGACGCGCCGCGTCTTCGCGGGCGTCGGGAAGGAGGTTACGCCGCGTCTTCGATGGCGTCGAGAAGGAGATCGACGCCGATTTCGATTTCGCGTTCGCTCACGTCGAGCGGCGGAAGGAGACGGAGCGTTTTGTAGCCACAGCCAAGGGTGAGCAGGCCGCGGGAGAGCGCGCCGTCTACGACTGCCTCTCTGCGGTCTTTCGTGTCGAACTCGATGGCCAGCATCAGACCGCGACCGCGGACGTCGATGACGTTCGCGGGATTCGCGTCCTCGATGAGTTCGCGGGTCTGCTGGCCGCGTGCTTCGACGTTCGAGAGCAGGTCGTATTCGTAAATTGCGTCCATGGTGAGAACGCCCTGAAGCGACGAAAGCACGTCCCCTGCACCCCACGTCGAGGAGAGTCGGCCTTTTTCTTCGGGGAATACGTCCGAACGCGAGACGGTCGCGCCGACGCGGAGTCCCTTCGCGCTCGTGATTACGTCCGGTTCGAGTTCGAGGTGGTCAACCGCCCACATCTCGCCGGTTCGGCCCAGACCGGACTGGATTTCGTCGGCGATGATGTTGACGTCGTAGGTTTTCTGAATCTCGGCGATGTCCGCGATGAACTCGTCGTTCGGAACGCGGTAGCCGCCTTCTCCCTGCACGGGTTCGAGGATGACGTAGGAAACTTCCTCGGGGTCGATGACGCCCTGTGCGGGGTCGAGTTTATCGGCGATGACGTTGCCGCCCGGGCCGTTCGTCTTCCAGCCGCAGTCACACGCACCCGTACAGGAACAGTACGGAACGCTCACGACGCCCGGAACTTCGGGGTAGTCCTTTCGGTGGGCGACTTTCGAGCGGTTGAGCGAGAGCGCGCCGAGCGTCCGTCCGTGGAACGCACCGTCGAAGGTGAACGCGCGGTGACCGCCGCGGTTGTAGCTGATTTTGATAGCGTTCTCGACGGCTTCCGCGCCGGAGTTAGAAAGGAACACGGTGTCCATGTCGTAGTGGCTCGTCGCATCGACCAGTCGCTCCATCAACTGCGTCGGGCCGGGGAACTCGGGGTCTTCCGGCGGCCAGCCACCCGCGGCGTAGAAGTCCTGACCCGCGATTTTCGTCGGGTCGGGCAGGTCGAACTCGTCGATTTTATCCATAATCTTCGGGCTGTTGTACCCGAGTGGGGCGGCGGCGACGTGGCTGGTAAAATCGAGAAGAACGTTGCCGTCAACGTCGGTACAGAAGGGGCCAGCTGCGTCTTCCGTAATGTCCCAGACGAAGTCGTAGACGTATGTCGTCGGGGCGGCAAACTGGTGATGGTAGTCAGACCACTGTTTCGCTTTCTTTCCGGGCATCTCCCGGACCTGTGGCTCGGCTGTTTCCCGGTCCATGTACCCGCTACGAAAGGCCCCCGTTTAAAAAGTTCGAAAGTTAGCTATGTGTGTTCAAACCACGGCGACGATTGCAGTCGCCGCCGTTCCGATGAGGAGGACGCTGCTCCACACCGCAACTTTGTAGGCGAACTGACGATTCGGTGCGGAAATCGTCAGCGCCGCTTTGACGACGATGCTCGATGCAGTAGCCAACAGAATGCCGAACACGGCGGTCTGCTGGTCGAGATTGCCACCGCTGTAAAGCGTCACCGCGGAGGCGGTGACGCCCGCGCTCGAAACGAGGCCGGATAGCAGGGCCGTGATGTAAAATCCGGCTTCCCCGAACTGACTTTTCGCCAGCGCGCCGCCGACCACGACGAACAGAAAGATAAGGCCGAATCCGAGGACGTTGCGGAGCGAGAACGGACTTTCGAGGTCGATGTCCATCTTCTGCGACCAGTCCGCCGAGTAGGCGGCGATGGCGACGCTACCGATGATAATCGTTCCAAGCGGGATAATCGCGCCGTACAGCGTTTTACCGGGGGTGCCGATAGTGAACGCCAGCGCGATGACGAGGTTGCGAAGGGCCATCGCGGCGTCGGCGAGCAAAATCGCGGCCACGCCGTAGGAGGCCGCTTCCGGTCGTTGTCGAACGTGGTCTAACATCGTCCCGACCACGGCAGTCGAGGATGCGAGGCCGCCGAAAAAGCCCGTGACGGCGATGCCCCGCCCGCCGTAGGTTTCGACGATGGCGTAGTTGGCGATGCCGATACCGGCCACGGTGACGACCATCAACCAGACGAGGCGAGGGCTGACCATGACGCTCCCCATCTCGATTTCTCCCGGCGGGAGCAGTGGGTAGATGACGAACGCGAGGATAGCGAACTCCCCTGCAGACCTGAGTTCTTGGCGCGACATTCCCCACGCGAAACTGTGGAGTTCCCGCTTCAGCACGAGGAGGAGCGAGGACACGACGGCGACGGTGACGCCGACGAGGATGAATCCCTCCGCGACGAGGACGCCGACGCCGAAGGTGACGAGCATCGAGACGGAGGTCGTTAGGGACAATCCCGTATCCTCCTCGTCGTCCATCAATCCCTGTACCGCGAGGAGAATCCCCTGCACGATGACGAGGAGGCCCCCAAGCGCGAGGAGAATATCTTTATCGACGATGGTGAACGCCGCACCGAGGAGACTGATGAGCGTGAACGTTCGGATTCCCGCAGATTTTTGCGACCATTCGCGTTCGAGGCCGAGGAACAGACCCAACGCTCCAGCGATGGCGATGCGAACGACATCGCTTTCCAACGTAGCCGACGCGAAAACGGCTTCTAATCCGGTCACTCTATAGACTATATAGACGTACATATAAAAGAATTACTGCCATCTTCGTTTTTTGCGCGAAATCTTTATGTTCTGGCAACAAACTTCCCTCGTATGGTCAGCGGATGGAATATTGACAAATCTCGTGCCGCGTGGTGGTTGATAGGCGCGGTACTCGGACTGGCGACGCTGTTCGCCGTCTACTCGTTTATCGGGACTTTCGTCTTCGGTCTGTTTCTCTACTACGCGACGCGTCCGGTGTATCGGCGGCTGAAACGCCGTATCCGGCCGCCGAGCCTTGCCGCTGGCGTCGCGCTGTTGGCGCTCGCGCTCCCGGCGATTTTGCTCATCGTCTACACGCTCGCCATCGCGGTGCAGGAACTCACCGCCGTCGCGCAGACGACGAACATCGCGTCGCTTCCGGAACCGGTTCGTCAGTACGCGAACGTCTCCGAAATCGCCCAGCATCCGGAGCAGTTCATCACCAACGGAAACAACTCACGACTCATAGAGCAGGCGTTCGGTTCGACGCTCAGGTACCTCACGTTCATCGGAAACGGTGCCTTACATCTGTTCGTGATGATAGCCATCGCGTTCTACCTACTCCGCGACGACCACAAGCTTTCGCGGTGGTTCCGCCGGGCGTTCTCCGACAGCGAAGGCGTCCTCGAAACGTACATCGAGCGGGTTGACACCGACTTCAACAGCATCTTCTTCGGCAACATCCTGAACGCCTTCATGACCGGGACGATTGGCGCGATTTCGTACAACGTGCTGAACATGGCCGCGCCCGCCGGATTGGCAATCCCGTATCCGACCGTGGTGGGACTGCTGACCGGGGTCGCCAGTCTGATTCCCGTCGTCGGCATGAAACTCGTCTACTTCCCCGTGACCGTGGTCATCGGCGCGAATGCGCTAATGGACGGTGGGCCGGACGTGCTGTGGTTCCCTGCCGTGTTCGCCCTCGTCTCTTTCGTCATCGTGGACACCATCCCCGACCTCGTTTTGCGACCCTACGTGTCGGGGCGGAACCTCCACGTCGGCATGGTGATGTTCGCGTACATCTTCGGCCCGCTGCTGTTCGGTTGGTACGGTATCTTCCTCGGGCCGATGATTCTCGTCCTCGTCGTCCACTTCGTGGAGGTCGTCCTGCCGGAACTCATCGCTGGCAGACCGATTCAGCCGTGGGCAGTTGACCCGACGTACATCCGCGGCGACGAACCGCTTCCGCAACCGCCGCGCGACCCCGAAGAGGCGGTCAGCGCCGATATGGTCGGTGACGGCAGTGCGGGTACCGGCGACGAAGCGGGCGACCACGGCATCGAAACCCAAAGGGAAAACGACGAAAAGCCGTCTCCAGAACAGTAGTACCGCCCACCGCAGACGTATCGGCGGAGTAACTGCGACCCGCCTTAGCGGTCAACGAACTGCCGTTCCCACTCCTTTCGTTCGTCGATGTGGCTCTTTCCGTGGGCGGTGAGCGCGTAGTAGTTCGTCCGTTCGTCGCGTTTTCCTTTCTCCACGAGGTCTTTTTCGACGAGCGTGTCGAGGTTCGGATACAACCGTCCGTGGTGGACTTCCGTATCGTAGTACTGCTCTAAATCCTCTTGGATGGCCAACCCGTGCGGTTCGCCGTTTCCGGCGATTACGTACAGGATATCGCGCTGAAACCCCGTTAGTTCGTGCATCGTCAATATTGCCTATTTATGTCTGCATAGCATAAATATAACGGTTCCCGCACTTCTCAAACGGGAGTGTCTTTATCTTCGTGTGCCACCTTTGGGGAGATATGCCAGAAGAAGTCCTGTTCGAAACTGAGAACACACAGAGCCGAACCGAAATCGCCCAGTACCTTCGCACTGTCGCCGACAAACTCGACGGCGGCGGTTCGATTACGCTGAACGCGGGTAATCAGTCCGTCACGCTCGACCCGCCGACCAACCCCGTCTTCGAAGTGAAAGCCGAGCGCGAAACCTCGTCGTCCGGTTCGAGCGAGCTCAGCGTCGAGTTCGAACTCGAATGGAAAGAGGGCGACAGCGGTGGCAACGGCAGTGGTGGGTCGCTGGAAATCGAGTAAGTGACCTCTCGATAAAAATCCGCAAAATCCGCTTTTTGACCATCAAAACGGCGACAATACCGAACGCTATCGGTTCGCGTAGTACAGTATCGGTATTCATCGATATTCGTGGCAGAACAGTGCTGTCGCTTGGTAGGTAGCTTCGAAAGGAAAGCGGAACACGCGGGGATGAAAACACCCCGCGTACCGCTTGCCGCCCTGAATTGGTCCCCGCTGACGCTTCGGCCCTCCAAAGCGAAGCGTCAACTGCAACAAGACGGTGTAATGACTTAAAGGTAACGATTTAGATAACTCCTGCACCGATGTAGAAAAAAAGTCAGATATGCTCTTCTTCGAGAACCCAGCCGATAGCGCGCTTGTAGTAGGTGAACATCTGTCGAACGCCTTCGTGGTTCATCTCCTCGCTGTCGAGTTGTTCTGCGAGGTATTCGTACTGCTCTCGGATTTCGTCTTCGTCCCTCATGCGTGGGCGGGATTTCGTGTTTCAGCCGGTTAGCAGTATCGGCATCGCCAACGAGTTGCTGGTTACGTTGTCGTCGGTGTTGGTTACTGTTTTTTGCGTGGTAAACGACATTTCGTGGAATGCCACTCCTGTGTTTTTCTATTTATTCCTTCGTGCCGACAGGTAGCACCTCGGCAATGAAACCACCATCACAAGAAAATCGACCGTCGATGAAGAACTGTTTCAAACGAGTCGATTACAAGTCACGACTGCAATCAAACCGCAACCGCCCCGCACCGCGACAGCCACACACCTCCCCACCCGACTCCCTCATTCGCTTGCGCTCGTTTCGGTCATCCACCATCAAAGGCACGCTCTGATGAGCCGTTCGCTCGCTTCGCTCACGAAGACCTCGCGCGAACTCGGGCAGTCCTGAGGACTTTACATCCAAAGGACTGCCGAGGCACGCGCCATAGTGGTCATACAGATTTTTGGCAATTGACAATACAACATGGCGCGCGAAGGCGACTAAACGAGCGAAGCGAGTGAAGGAGTCGAGTGGGGAGGATGTGGGCGGTGGCGGTTCGATTGTAGTCGTGATTTGTAACCGCCTAGTTCGAAATACCCACCAACCAACAAACGACTCATCGGAAATGATTTTTCACCAACTAACAACCGAGTCACTTCCGCTCTAAACGCGAGAGTCCGTGCCAAATCGCGTCAACCATTTTCTCTTCTCCCTCCCCCGAAGAATCGTCCCATCCGCGGGCGAGTGCGTCCTCCAACACGGCAAGCGAATGATTCTCGAAGTTGTTCATCCCGCGAAACTCTTCGAGGGCGTCCCGCTCTTTATCCCCGAACTCCTCCGTGGGCGTCCCTTCGAAAAAACCGAGTTCGCCGAGCGTTTCGGCGACTTCGCTCGCGGTGTTCTCCGACAGCTCACGCGTTTCGTCGGGTTCCGCGCGTTCCAGCAAGGTCACGTCGTAGATTTTGAACACGCGCTCCAGTTCGTCGATTGGGGCCTCGTGGTCGTCCACGCGCACGTCAACCCAGCGGTCGTTTCGCCCGTCGTACCCGCCTTCCGGTTTGGCGACGTAAAGCGCCGCGCTCTGCTCGCCGCGCTTGTCGCCACCCGCGTCGTTGCCCGCGTGGAGCGCGGCGATGAGTCGCTCCGGGAGGCCGCCCTCGGTTTCCTCGAACGTCTCGGCCATGGCTTCGAGCGTCTCGCGGTTCTCCAAAATGTTCCCCTGCACCGTGTAGTCCTCGCCCTGAATGTCCCCCGCGTAGTCGAAACAGTCGTCGCCCGTGAAGGCGGAAACCGAGCCGTCCTGTCCGACGATGCCGACCTGCCGGGATTCGAAGTCGGGGTCGGCCCCGGTGAGTTCCATCACGACTTCGTCGGCGGGGCGTCCGTCCCGAAGCAGGTCGAGTCCGTCCGGCCCGTAGGCGACGTTGGCGTAGCTCTGTGTGGCGACCGCGCCTGCGTCGGCGTTGACGAAGGGGACGACGGCCCCGACGCCGACGAACTTCGATTGGACTGCGACACCGACCGCGTCCCGTTCGGGGTCGCGCGCGACGATGGAAAACGTCGATGGTCGTGGCATACGCGGGAGGATGCAGGCAATCCCGAAAAGCGTTGACCCTGCGGAAACGACCGCGAGGATATCTATTTCAAACCGTTCTCCTTTCTCGCGGTGAGCGGTTGGCGCGAAACGAGTTCGCAGTCGAACTCGGGATGTTCCGCGAAGTGGTGAACGAGCATGTGTCTCCGCCCGCCGGTCAATCCGCGTTCTCCGGCGCTTCCGGCGTTCCCGGTATCTTCAGCAGTGAACTCCGGCGGCAGTCGGTCGTACAGTTCTGCCAGCGCGTCGAAGTTCTGAAACACCTTTCGATGGCCGGACGAATCCGCGCCTCTACGCGAAACGACGTAGCTTCCGTCGTCGCGGTGTTCGCCGACAGTGTTGAAAAACTCGGTTCGTCGGGTCAGCGCCCGTCCGAGTGCTTCGCGTAGGCGGTCTGCCTCGCACCTGGAGAGTTCATGGCGTTCGCCGCGAACCAGCACCGAAACGCCGTTTTCGGTGCTTGTGACAGAAACACCGTTTTCGGTGTCTGTAGCGGAAACCGGTGTCTCACCGGAATTGCAGACATCGGTAGAATCTGCTGTGCGCGTGCTATCCGTGGCCGAGAATTTCTCGACCAGTCGCCGGGAGGCGACTTACTCTATCCTCCGAGTGGGTATCACTCGACATCGTGCTAATAGATAGTCGAAGACGACTGATAAAGCTACGGGGAGATTTGCGAGGAGGAGGCTGCTGGGGCGAGTCGAATCACCGACGGTCGAACCAAACCACGCCGGCCATCAGCAGGTTGTAGGCGACCAATCCGGCGGCGAGCACGCCCATACACAGTCCGACGAAGACGGCGACGACCGACACCGCCTCCACGCCCGCAACCATCAACGCGAGCAAAACGACGGTCATGAGCGCAAGCGGTGCCGCGTAGTCCGACCAGACGTCTGTGGAAATCGGCGCGCGAAGTTTCAGCAGCGGTTCTCGCCGTTCGTGTTTGCTCATGAATTAGTTTCCATTTCATATATAATTAAACTTCTGTCAGTTCGGGGCGGCCGCGTGAGAGTTTTCACCCCGGCAGGAGAACGGGAAGGCATGAAGATTCGAGGCACCCGCGAATGCCAAAACTGCGGCACGCAGTGGTCGTATTACGACACCGGAAGCGTGGCCTGTCCGACCTGCGAGAGCATGCAGAGCGTCGGACTGGAAGACGACCGCGTTCAGCACACTGACAGCGCCGTAACCCTCAATTTGACGGAGGCACGCGAAGCGGTCGATGAGCGTCCGCTCCGCGAGGTTTCTGCTCTCGTCGCGGACACCACGCGCGAGTACGCCAGAAAGCGCGGGTTCATCAACGGTGGCGAACTGCAACCGTTGGACGACACCTATCTCGTGGCGCAGGAACTCAGGCACATCGCGGACGTGTTCTCCCGCGCGCTGGAAATCAGTGACGACGAGGAACTGTACTTTTTCTCCCTGCTTCGCGGGGCGGACGACGGGGAACGTCCCTCGACGATGGACGTGCCGGACTCACTGCACGAAGTCCGCGGCCTCGCGGATGCAGAAGCGCTGCAGGATTATCACGACGAGATGAGCGATTGGGCGAGAGAACACGATGTGGGACGGGAGGGAAGAAATACGCTCGAAACCCTCGGCGAACACGTTCGTCGCGCTCGTGCGCTTGAAGGTGGTCTGGACATCGACACGGCGGACGCACTAGTGTCATCGACGTGTGAACTTGCGAGCTACCTCCGCGAGGGTGACGAAGACGCACTGGTCAGGACACGCGATACCCTCGGGCGAATCGAGTAAACGAGTATTTGGGTTGTTTTCCCTCATCAGATATGAACTGCCGATTTGATCTTCGAATCCAATGCTACAGTATCTGATAACATATTTTACTCATCTGAATTATAAAGATTAAAACTCGAAAAATCAGATGATTCTTCGAAGCATGAAACAATCACGACGGACGTTCCTCAAAGGCGCGACGGCAAGCATCGCAACGGTCGGCGGTATCGGCGCTCTCTCGGGAACGGGTGCCGCGGCGCGGTACTCCGTCGATAGCGACCTGACGAACACCGAGGACATTACCGGCAGTGACCTCGACTACGCCATTCAACAGGTTCGCTCCGACAGTCCACTCATCGGACTGGGAAGTACGTGGGTCGATGTCGGCAATCAGGAAGGCATCAACCCCGTCTACATGGTCGCCCACGCCGCATGGGAGTCCGATTGGGGAACCAGCAACATCGCGCAGGACAAAAACAACATCTACGGCTGGAAAGCCTACGATAATTGTCCGTACTCCTGTGCGGAATCGTTCTCCACCAAATCGGAATGCATCCAAGCGGTCATGCCCGTCATTCGAGACGAGTATCTGACGCCCGGCGGTGACCATTATTACTCGTCCTACGGCCCGACCCTGCGGGGCATGAATCAGGATTACGCGACCGACATCAGTTGGGCGGAGGGCATCCGCGACGTGATGAACTCGCTCGCAGACCACATCGACTTCGGTGGCGGCGACGACCCCGGCGGCGGCAACTACAGTTGGCCGATTTACTCGAACGGCGACCA
The window above is part of the Haladaptatus cibarius D43 genome. Proteins encoded here:
- a CDS encoding NADPH-dependent FMN reductase, producing the protein MANQPHIVAICGSLRDESATRVALSGALSGVEDAGGTGEFLDLREFDLPLYDAGDRLAGDAEELKRRVREADAVILGTPMYHGSYSSPLKTALDYCGFDEFEQKTVGLLAVAGGRFPITAMDHLRSVCRSLDAWVLPYEAAVPRAHSAVRNGKFTDDELAERVATLGEQVVRYCKIEPCPASFESEENIGAVD
- a CDS encoding HhH-GPD family protein, which gives rise to MTDTSWSLPDNGEAVRDALVSWYEDDHRSFPWRETDDPYAILVSEVMSQQTQLGRVVTAWEAFLDRWPTADALAEADRSDVVGFWTSHSLGYNNRAKYLHESAKQVTTEYDGEFPKTPEELQNLQGVGPYTANAVASFAFNNGNAVVDTNVKRVLYRAFDIPDDDTAFEESASELMPDGESRVWNNAIMELGGVACEKTPSCDSAGCPWREWCHAYEIGDFTAPDVPTQPKFDGSRRQFRGRVISILKEYDELPLSKLGPRVRVDYGGEYGEAWLRELCSDLEDDGLVELETAGDDEGEQWIARLRQ
- a CDS encoding DUF7344 domain-containing protein, with translation MAETRDNRRNDRTDVRRRTGITSSLRRAIQTLGLNALLRLPPEMYDALSSEHRRTVVSYLHENDGKATTAELATHLVTAGVESDEKRARTALRHIHLPKLTEGGLVEWAPHRETVVFGGLMGR
- a CDS encoding helix-turn-helix domain-containing protein: MSVTADLSILGEQFLLGTALLTDTDVHVELERVVPASRQVLPFFWAIGTDFDAFERDVQSNPNVEHLVSLDRVGNRVLYRVEWSKAVESLIYGIAEVGATILEAHGDDLWRFRLRFNDHESLSEFQTYCDEHDIDFHLDRVATETETEQNEFGLTPEQREALLLAVERGYFDVPRGVTLGELADEIGVSQQSVSERVRRGAGGVLESVLFETNANRA
- a CDS encoding class-III pyridoxal-phosphate-dependent aminotransferase: MDRETAEPQVREMPGKKAKQWSDYHHQFAAPTTYVYDFVWDITEDAAGPFCTDVDGNVLLDFTSHVAAAPLGYNSPKIMDKIDEFDLPDPTKIAGQDFYAAGGWPPEDPEFPGPTQLMERLVDATSHYDMDTVFLSNSGAEAVENAIKISYNRGGHRAFTFDGAFHGRTLGALSLNRSKVAHRKDYPEVPGVVSVPYCSCTGACDCGWKTNGPGGNVIADKLDPAQGVIDPEEVSYVILEPVQGEGGYRVPNDEFIADIAEIQKTYDVNIIADEIQSGLGRTGEMWAVDHLELEPDVITSAKGLRVGATVSRSDVFPEEKGRLSSTWGAGDVLSSLQGVLTMDAIYEYDLLSNVEARGQQTRELIEDANPANVIDVRGRGLMLAIEFDTKDRREAVVDGALSRGLLTLGCGYKTLRLLPPLDVSEREIEIGVDLLLDAIEDAA
- a CDS encoding MgtC/SapB family protein, translating into MTGLEAVFASATLESDVVRIAIAGALGLFLGLEREWSQKSAGIRTFTLISLLGAAFTIVDKDILLALGGLLVIVQGILLAVQGLMDDEEDTGLSLTTSVSMLVTFGVGVLVAEGFILVGVTVAVVSSLLLVLKRELHSFAWGMSRQELRSAGEFAILAFVIYPLLPPGEIEMGSVMVSPRLVWLMVVTVAGIGIANYAIVETYGGRGIAVTGFFGGLASSTAVVGTMLDHVRQRPEAASYGVAAILLADAAMALRNLVIALAFTIGTPGKTLYGAIIPLGTIIIGSVAIAAYSADWSQKMDIDLESPFSLRNVLGFGLIFLFVVVGGALAKSQFGEAGFYITALLSGLVSSAGVTASAVTLYSGGNLDQQTAVFGILLATASSIVVKAALTISAPNRQFAYKVAVWSSVLLIGTAATAIVAVV